GCCGATAGAGTTCGGCAAAAATTTCAGCCAATACTTGCCGACGGCTGCTACCAGGGTGATAACGATCAGCAAATTCAGATAGCAAATGCACTGAATCGACCACAGCAATTGGCATTAAGAAGATCGGAATCATCGAGCTCATAATATGAACTGAAAACCCGCTACCAATCAGAGCGCCCATGGTGACAATAACGGTTACCATCGCTAGTAACATGGGTGCGGTAATTAGTGACAGGCTTCTAAAGAAAAACCACAGCAGAATAAAAATCAAAACTGCCGCCGCCGGTGCAGAGACCGCCATTTGAATAAACATTTCTATGCCAAATGTATCTTCCGCAACAGGTAGACCAGTAATGTGCAAGTCTATGCCTGCTATGGGTTTTTCTGAAAGTGCTCGAATTTTTTGTGATATGTCGTAACTAAGATGTTTGTCAAGAATGGGAACGTATATCGCCGCGGCCTGTCCATTACCTGAGCCAAGGGTATCCTTGAGCATGGGTAGCTTAGCAACGGAGATAGCAATTTTGCTGGCTTGTTGCTCAGATTTTGGCGCTTGGGGCATTAACCATTCAAAACGAATTGCCCCGGATTCCTGTCGGATGTTATCCACGGTAGAAAAAGATAAAACTTGTTGCGGAACAACCCCTTCAATCTGTTTGATTTGATCAGTTAGGGTTTTTAATCTTGCCAGTGTTTCTGGCTGGTAAATGGTTGTTTCACTGACCAATCCGACAACAAGGCTGTCGTATAATTCGAAGTCTTGTTTTACTTGGCGGTGAAAAACCCGGTCTTGTTGCTGATAAGGCAGCATATTTTCCGGGTCTGTATCGATTTGGATATTAAACGCTGCAACGATTGAAATAATAACCGCAACCAATGTGGTCATAAAAACAGCACGCGGTGCATTGAGTGACAGAGCCAGCAATCTTTCAGCCATTTTAGGCATGTGTGGATCGGACGAAGGTATATATGTCATTTTCAGTGCATCTTCATTAGTATCTTCTAATGCAGCCAATTCTATTAGAATCTGCTAAATTAGCAATATCTAATTTTTAGATAGTATGTGGGAGAGTTGGAATGACGTTACCTTGTGGTCAGGAGACTGGCACGAACATGACTGAGCTAAGAGAAAATGCTGGGGAGGCAACTCGACTGCTCAAGGCGTTAGCCAATGTCAATCGATTGATGATTCTGTGCATGCTAGATGGCATTGAGATGTCGGTCGGTCAGTTAAATGAATCGCTAGATTTGAGCCAATCAGCGTTGAGCCAGCACCTTGCAGTGCTTCGCCGTGATGGTTTAGTAAAAACTCGTCGCGATGCGCAAACAATTTTTTACTCGCTGGCAGACCCTGTCACCAGTGAGATTGTGGGAGTTTTGCACCGGCGTTTTTGTAGTTAGCACAGACCTGTGCCGGGAATTTTCTGATTTCTCCGCTAGTCTAAATTAAGAGCAAGGAGCAAGCGGAGAAAGGAGAATTTTATGACAGCAAAGATTATCGAGTTTCCCCGGCAAGAAACCCTGTGGCAAAAAGAGATAGAAAACATCATAGATAACCATCTGCAGCACAGCGATCCAGATGTATTGAAGGCCTGGCAAGCTTCACTAAAAGGTTTGTTGCCTCAGTACATGTATTTACCTGATGTAGAAATAGAGTTACAACTTCCCCCTGAGTATGACGAAAATCAGGCGCAGTTTATTGGTGATCTGGTTGCTCAATCGATAGAGAGTTATCAGGATAGTTGTCGTAGTCAACAGCGCGGCATGGTGATGGAAATGGCCATGCAACAAAAGCGTATCTGCGAACTTGAAATTAATGGCTATTCCACTTGAGCGCTTCTGCTTTGTTGTTTGTCGGTGATTCAGATCCGGCAAATACATTTTATACATAATTCCCATTGACCAACTTGGTGGTTCCGTTCTAAATGAGCGTCTGGTGATAAAGTCAGAGCTGAACGGAGCTGCCAATGTATCCCCACTTGAACAAGCTTGGAATAGAGCAACCTCAGCGTATTGAAAGTTTCATTTTCCGCAGGGAAGGCGTGTTTGACGTCCTCAAGGTTTACCTCAAAAAATCTGGAAGCGAACTGTTTTCCAAAAGCCATAAATTCAAATTTCAGCGTAGTGAAGAAGACGGTCAGCTTCGTTTGGCTGTTATTCAAGAACTAGAAACGATTTGCCGCCGTAAGCATGAAGTGAAAAGCCGTAAAGAAAAGTTAATGGCTGATATTTCACATCTTGAAAAGGTAGTGCACTCTAAGTTGGCTGAAATACGTCACGAAATTGAACAGCTTGAAGATTAAAAGGATATGGTCATGAAAAAATTAGCACTTGCCGTTGGAATATTTTGTTGTGGTATTGGCTACAACACGATAGTTGTTGCCGACCAGGTTAAAGAGCGGATTAGCGTATTTGGTCAGGCGCAGGTTGAAGCCGTTCCGGACCAAATGTTATTTCATTTTTCGGTAGTGGAAGAAGGTGGCGACCTTAAACCAATGCAACGGCAAGTGAATCAGAAAGTTGATCGGCTACTAAAGCTGGCAAAAAAATTGGGTTTGCAAGATCGAGACATTAAAGCTGCACGAGTGAATATTGGCCAAATTCAACGGCCACTGAAATTACTTTCAAATAATAGCCGCCGAGAGTACGAGCAAGTATATCGTTTAAACCGGCAAGTAACTTTTCGTTTGCGTGACTTATCAAAATTCCCTGGGTTACTTGATGGTGCAGTCGCAGCAGGCGCTAATCAGCTAACGGGTATTGAGCCGGCATTTGATGATCGTGAATCTTTATATCGACAAGCGCTGGTTAAGGCGATGAAAGCAGCCACTCAGAAAGCTACGTTGTTAGCTAAGCAAACCGGTCAGCAATTAGGGGGGGCAGTATCTATTCGTGAGAGCGGCAGTAATGCACCGCAGCCGCAATACCGAATGATGGCAGAAATGTCTGGCTCGGCCGCAGCCGCTCCTTTTGCTGCTGGAACTGAAGCAGTTTCTGCTCGGGTAGATGTCGAGTTTTCATTGCAGCGTCCATAATCGATTAAACAGCAAATTTGATAAATGTTTGATAGATATAAGGAGCGCAAGTCATGGCAATCGAAATCATCAAGGGTGACTTAGTCACCATGCAGGTAGATGCCATTGTAAATGCTGCTAATGAGCA
Above is a genomic segment from Pelagibaculum spongiae containing:
- a CDS encoding SIMPL domain-containing protein gives rise to the protein MKKLALAVGIFCCGIGYNTIVVADQVKERISVFGQAQVEAVPDQMLFHFSVVEEGGDLKPMQRQVNQKVDRLLKLAKKLGLQDRDIKAARVNIGQIQRPLKLLSNNSRREYEQVYRLNRQVTFRLRDLSKFPGLLDGAVAAGANQLTGIEPAFDDRESLYRQALVKAMKAATQKATLLAKQTGQQLGGAVSIRESGSNAPQPQYRMMAEMSGSAAAAPFAAGTEAVSARVDVEFSLQRP
- a CDS encoding DUF3461 family protein, coding for MYPHLNKLGIEQPQRIESFIFRREGVFDVLKVYLKKSGSELFSKSHKFKFQRSEEDGQLRLAVIQELETICRRKHEVKSRKEKLMADISHLEKVVHSKLAEIRHEIEQLED
- a CDS encoding ArsR/SmtB family transcription factor, with amino-acid sequence MTLPCGQETGTNMTELRENAGEATRLLKALANVNRLMILCMLDGIEMSVGQLNESLDLSQSALSQHLAVLRRDGLVKTRRDAQTIFYSLADPVTSEIVGVLHRRFCS